GTCAAGTTCGTGGTGCTGAGGAAAAGGCCGCGGCTCCCGCAGGGACCGGCGCTCCTGCCCTCCCGCACCCCCGGCGCCCGCGAGGCAGCGGCGCCGCCGTCAGAGATCACGTCTGTCTCACAGGGCGAAACCGCTGCCCCGGAACCCCCGGAGGACCCGGCCCCGCCATTGGAGCCACAGAGCGCCCCCGAGACCCCGGCCTCGCAGCCCACTCACCCGTCTGGAGAGTTGTGCTTAGGCTCGGCCCAGCAGTTCGGGGGACCCTCCGAGCCCCGGGTGCCAGCCTCTGAGCTAGCCCAGCCCGCCGAGGGGCTGTCCGCAGACGTGGCCGCACCGTCCGGGGCACCGTCGGAGGCGACCTCGCCTCAAGCACTGCCACCCCGGGATCCTGAGCCTGGGCCCGGCATGGCGAAAGGGCCGCCGCCACCGAAGCCCTGCATGCTCCCGGTGCGCTGCGTCCCGGGTCCCACTGCACTCCGGATCCGGGCCGAGGAGCAGGGCCTGCGCCGGCAGCTGTCGGAGGAGCCGAGCCCGCGGGACTCCCCGctgctgcggcggcggcggctgtcGGTGGAGGAGTgcggcctgggcctgggcctcggcctgggcctgggcctgggcctgggcccggGCCGTTCCCCGCACCTGAGGCGCCTGTCGCGCGCCGGCCCGCGCCTGCTGAGCCCCGACACCGAGGAGGTGCCCGCCGCGCCGCCGCCGTCTGCCGTGCCCCTGGAACCGGCCGAGCACGAGTGGCTGGTACGTGCGGCATGTGGCCGGTGGACCCACCAGTTGCACGGGCTGCTCCTGCGCGACCGCGCCCTGGCGGCCAAGCGCGACTTCATCTCGGGCTTCACGGCCCTGCACTGGGCCGCCAAGAGCGGCGACAGCGAGATGGCGCTGCAGCTGGTGGAGGTCGCGCGGCGTGGGGGCGCCCCCGTCGACGTGAACGCGCGCTCGCACGGCGGTTACACGCCGCTGCACCTGGCCGCGCTGCACGGCCACGAGGATGCCGCGGTGCTGCTGGTGGAGCAATTGGGCGCGCAGGTGCACGTCCGCGACCACAGCGGGCGGCGCGCCTACCAGTACCTGCGGCCCGGCGCCTCCTACGCGCTGCGCCGCCTCCTCGGAGA
This region of Tamandua tetradactyla isolate mTamTet1 chromosome 20, mTamTet1.pri, whole genome shotgun sequence genomic DNA includes:
- the SOWAHA gene encoding ankyrin repeat domain-containing protein SOWAHA, with the translated sequence MALAAAAAAAAAGVSQAAVLGFLQEHGGKVRNSELLSRFKPLLDAGDPHGRAARRDRFKQFINDVAVVKEFDGVKFVVLRKRPRLPQGPALLPSRTPGAREAAAPPSEITSVSQGETAAPEPPEDPAPPLEPQSAPETPASQPTHPSGELCLGSAQQFGGPSEPRVPASELAQPAEGLSADVAAPSGAPSEATSPQALPPRDPEPGPGMAKGPPPPKPCMLPVRCVPGPTALRIRAEEQGLRRQLSEEPSPRDSPLLRRRRLSVEECGLGLGLGLGLGLGLGPGRSPHLRRLSRAGPRLLSPDTEEVPAAPPPSAVPLEPAEHEWLVRAACGRWTHQLHGLLLRDRALAAKRDFISGFTALHWAAKSGDSEMALQLVEVARRGGAPVDVNARSHGGYTPLHLAALHGHEDAAVLLVEQLGAQVHVRDHSGRRAYQYLRPGASYALRRLLGDPGLRGASELDGAGGGSGSLASRRPVQVAATILSSTTSAFLGVLADDLMLQDLARGLRKSGSFSKFLGASPMAPHKKTKTRGGLPAFPEVTRRSIPRPLVGLVPNLPPTT